In a genomic window of Telopea speciosissima isolate NSW1024214 ecotype Mountain lineage chromosome 5, Tspe_v1, whole genome shotgun sequence:
- the LOC122661687 gene encoding multidrug resistance protein 2-like, producing MALRILGSRRRHHSQVLPLRRTYHTMMKARKVFGVSLSLILINMAAIMERADENLLPAVYKEVSEAFVAGPTDLGYLTFIRNFVQAVSSPLAGISVLHYDRPTVLAMGTVCWALSTAAVGASQHFLQVAFWRAINGIGLAIVIPALQSFIADSYLDGVRGRGFGLLSLVGSVGGVGGGAVATVMAGQEFWGIPGWRCAFIMMALLSSLIGFLVFLFVIDPRRTLTITNATGTTSERNSLIPNHSPPSAWMESWKAVKSVMKVQTFQIIVLQGIVGSLPWTAMVFFTMWFELIGFDHSYSAALISLFALGCAMGNLLGGLIADHMSHLYPNSGRIMCAQFSAFMGIPFSWFLLTVIPQSVSRWFTFAITLFLMGLTISWCGNCANNPMFAEVVPAKHRTMIYAFDRAFEGSFSSFAAPIVGMLSEKVYGYDPKSVNLVSGSVQEAFAISRGLLSMMAVPFGICCLFCTPLYWRFGRDRDAAQTLNSKEQEMI from the exons ATGGCCCTTCGGATCCTTGGATCTCGTCGTCGTCATCATTCTCAAGTTTTGCCTTTGAGACGTACATATCACACGATGATGAA AGCAAGGAAGGTCTTTggggtttctctctctcttattctcaTCAACATGGCCGCTATAATGGAACGTGCTGATGAGAACCTCCTTCCTGCCGTTTACAAAGAAGTCAGTGAAGCTTTCGTTGCTGGGCCTACTGATCTTGGATATCTAACGTTCATACGGAACTTTGTACAGGCAGTGTCATCACCTTTAGCTGGTATATCAGTTCTTCATTATGACCGTCCCACAGTTCTTGCAATGGGTACTGTTTGTTGGGCCTTATCCACTGCTGCAGTAGGTGCCAGCCAACATTTTCTGCAGGTAGCTTTCTGGAGAGCCATAAATGGTATTGGGCTGGCCATTGTTATACCAGCACTGCAGTCCTTCATAGCTGATAGCTATCTGGATGGTGTTCGAGGGAGAGGGTTTGGGTTGCTAAGTCTTGTTGGTTCTGTGGGTGGAGTAGGAGGTGGTGCTGTGGCAACAGTTATGGCCGGTCAGGAATTTTGGGGAATACCTGGATGGCGCTGTGCATTTATTATGATGGCATTATTGAGTTCACTGATTGGATTCCTTGTCTTTCTGTTCGTCATTGACCCAAGGAGAACACTTACCATCACTAATGCGACTGGGACCACTTCTGAGAG GAACAGTTTGATACCAAATCACAGTCCACCATCAGCTTGGATGGAATCCTGGAAAGCTGTGAAATCCGTTATGAAAGTTCAAACATTTCAGATAATTGTCCTGCAGGGGATTGTTGGTTCACTGCCATGGACTGCCATGGTTTTCTTCACAATGTGGTTTGAACTAATTG GCTTTGATCATAGTTATTCAGCGGCACTCATCAGCCTTTTTGCACTTGGATGTGCTATGGGGAACCTCCTTGGTGGACTAATAGCAGATCATATGTCGCACCTCTATCCAAACTCTGGCCGTATCATGTGTGCCCAGTTCAGTGCTTTCATGGGAATCCCATTCTCATGGTTCCTCCTCACAGTGATCCCACAGTCAGTCAGCCGCTGGTTCACCTTTGCCATCACCCTTTTCCTTATGGGCCTCACCATCAGCTGGTGCGGAAATTGTGCAAATAATCCCATGTTTGCTGAGGTGGTCCCTGCAAAGCACCGGACCATGATATATGCATTTGATCGTGCCTTTGAAGGATCATTCTCTTCATTTGCAGCCCCAATCGTTGGAATGCTTTCAGAGAAGGTTTATGGCTATGACCCAAAATCTGTGAATTTAGTGTCAGGGTCTGTGCAGGAGGCCTTCGCTATCTCAAGGGGGCTGCTCTCAATGATGGCAGTTCCCTTTGGTATATGCTGCTTATTTTGTACCCCGTTGTATTGGAGATTTGGGCGGGATCGTGATGCTGCTCAAACTTTAAATTCAAAAGAGCAAGAGATGATATGA
- the LOC122661688 gene encoding dolichyl-diphosphooligosaccharide--protein glycosyltransferase 48 kDa subunit-like, which produces MAKLWIFVTLVSLLPFLGSSFSSENPTDRRILVLLDDFAIKSSHSIFFKSLQTRGFELDFKLADDPKLSLQRYGQYLYDGLILFSPTIERFGGSVDLAAVLDFVDSGHDLIVAADASASDLIRDIATECGVEFDEDPAAMVIDHTSYAVSKTEGDHTLIASDGFIQSDVILGSKIIEVPVLFQGVGHTLNPTNNLVLKVLAASPSAYSVNPKSKLSTPPSLTGSAISLVSVVQARNNARILISGSLALFSNQLFRSGVEKAGSSTKFEKSGNEQFVTELSKWVFHERGHLKAVNVRHNKVGETGEPAIYRINDDLEYSVEIYEWSGTSWVPYIADDVQVQFYMMSPYVLKTLSTDQKGRYFTSFKVPDVYGVFQFKVEYQRLGYTSLSLSKQIPVRPFKHNEYERFITTAFPYYGSSFSMMAGFFIFTITYLYNK; this is translated from the exons ATGGCGAAGCTCTGGATCTTCGTGACATTAGTTTCATTGCTTCCATTTCTTGGCAgctctttctcttctgaaaaCCCTACGGATCGTCGTATCCTCGTACTGTTGGATGATTTCGCGATCAAATCCTCTCATTCGATTTTCTTCAAGTCTCTGCAAACTCGAGGATTTGAACTTGATTTCAAGCTAGCAGACGATCCGAAGCTTTCCTTACAGAGATACGGACAGTACCTATATGATGGATTGATTCTCTTTTCTCCGACGATCGAGC GTTTCGGAGGATCCGTGGACTTGGCTGCTGTACTGGATTTCGTAGATTCGGGCCATGACTTGATTGTTGCTGCCGATGCTTCTGCATCTGATTTGATTCGGGACATTGCCACAGAATGTGGAGTTGAGTTTGACGAG GATCCTGCAGCCATGGTTATTGACCACACCAGCTATGCAGTCTCAAAAACTGAAGGAGATCATACTTTGATTGCTAGCGATGGTTTCATTCAATCTGATGTCATTCTGGGAAGCAAAATTATAGAG GTCcctgtcctttttcaaggagtTGGTCACACATTAAATCCTACCAATAACCTG GTATTGAAAGTTCTAGCAGCTTCACCATCAGCATATTCTGTTAATCCAAAGAGCAAGTTGTCAACTCCTCCATCACTCACAGGATCGGCAATCTCTTTAGTTTCAGTTGTGCAG GCAAGAAATAATGCCCGGATATTGATCTCTGGATCTTTAGCCCTCTTCAGCAATCA ATTGTTTAGATCAGGTGTTGAGAAGGCTGGAAGTTCAACCAA ATTTGAAAAATCTGGTAATGAGCAGTTTGTTACTGAACTCAGCAAATGGGTTTTCCATGAAAGGGGTCATCTCAAG gcAGTGAATGTTAGGCACAACAAAGTTGGAGAAACAGGCGAACCAGCAATATACAGGATCAATGATGACCTA GAATACTCTGTGGAGATCTATGAGTGGTCTGGAACCAGCTGGGTACCATACATTGCTGATGATGTTCAAGTGCAGTTTTACATGATGAGCCCCTATGTGTTGAAAACCTTATCAACTGACCAGAAG GGTCGCTATTTTACTTCATTCAAGGTACCAGATGTTTATGGGGTCTTCCAGTTCAAGGTCGAATACCAGAGGCTTGGATACACAAGCTTGTCTCTTTCAAAGCAG ATTCCAGTGCGACCATTCAAACATAACGAGTATGAGAGATTTATAACCACAGCTTTTCCATATTATGGATCTTCATTTTCTATG ATGGCaggcttcttcatcttcaccaTTACCTACTTGTACAACAAATAG